One genomic segment of Linepithema humile isolate Giens D197 chromosome 5, Lhum_UNIL_v1.0, whole genome shotgun sequence includes these proteins:
- the LOC105675568 gene encoding aminopeptidase N-like has translation MANLQTLLKCTLILIIKTVFSNSQDLLPKVFQFHDTNVPNPFPIHYDIELTFLDIENISEYYFNVSGNVSITFQVMTKPIISFKMNVAPSIDIFARNLVMKGNSAETFNWTIKRYTNELSSYQEWVFRKKLQRGMYIMTLEYKNIAYGNEKGFFRIPYKMHKFHTEDNTQWLVATNSQPNGAHRMFPCFELAGSRTTFNISVKVHNKYNILTNNGTTRGYFNYSDGLQMKRFTITTKIFAYQVAILIHNFNNTKKLQSTLKYRIHSRNTEIDIHYAKKIIKNVTLLLKNEWTEIDSLWKPVINYALIPGFQYDSADGWRLVFLREEKAIYNQEIDTYGRKIAVAKFVAQKVVRQWLSSTISLSNWSNLWLDDGIAIFFGMDAVNKTFPELQMSNLLVVQDIHESLHIDTDSFMKPFYSNVSNSEIDTSLYFTRYLKAPALIRMLHYMTTMEYDIFKEGVAHFLSATYNHQSTIDDFWKLIQHADDKHLDTKFKNKTMKMVMDTWTENNYPILKVRTRTDTQSLVVRVSQTNSDIFNEHKWWILVTWFTDHLLTYSNRIIPALSKWLRPDGKKLTLTTLESESGWIIVNTKRCGYYRVLYDVENWRRIGWFLETNGSRIHVLNRAQLIDDAFYSLLKKKLDLIYFLDLTKFLARDVDYVAWYPMFKALEHMSRIFAFYSQKIWHLKTRLLNLLESVLNKIGYEAQPNEDKLTECLREEAAKWACLFGSTDCREKASVLLDWHLQNREKNKLSPGWRKWTYCEGIAMGDSFMWRSAARAWDEERDDALLEYLMCTNDFTTAINSFGTLKNTELIKHAQFRDDVIYYMYFLAKYANHTIIIDDILEEILTERRPSAVTEIAGLIIVINNIYTTDKLDKVEHYVKERENLRSMILSKIAERKNQFSKVDIYAHVITQPITDIYMNDD, from the exons ATGGCAAATCTACAAACGTTATTAAAATGCACTCTAATACTGATCATCAAAACAGTTTTCTCTAACAGTCAAGATTTATTGCCGAAAGTCTTCCAGTTCCATGACACAAATGTGCCTAATCCCTTTCCAATACACTACGACATCGAACTGACATTCCTAGACATTGAGAATAtatcagaatattattttaatgtctcTGGCAACGTTTCTATTACTTTTCAAGTTATGACCAAACCAATCATAAGCTTCAAAATGAACGTAGCACCATCAATAGATATATTTGCTAGAAACTTAGTAATGAAAGGCAACTCTGCGGAAACTTTTAATTGGACGATAAAACGCTATACAAATGAATTATCTTCGTATCAAGAGTgggtttttagaaaaaaacttCAACGAGGAATGTACATCATGACattggaatataaaaatatagcatatgGTAATGAAAAAGGATTCTTCCGTATCCCTTACAAGATGCATAAGTTCCACACAGAAGACAATACAca atggTTGGTCGCAACAAATTCCCAGCCAAATGGGGCCCATCGAATGTTTCCCTGTTTCGAACTGGCAGGATCTAGAACAACCTTCAATATCTCTGTAAAAGTTCATAATAAGTATAACATTTTGACAAATAACGGAACGACACGTGgttactttaattattcagATGGCCTGCAAATGAAACGTTTTACAATCAcaactaaaatatttgcttatcaagtggcaattttaatacataattttaacaacACTAAGAAATTACAGTCAACACTAAAATATAGAATACACAGTAGAAACACGGAAATAGATATACATTAtgcaaaaaagattattaaaaatgtcacattgcttttaaaaaatgaatggaCAGAAATAGATTCTTTATGGAAACCagttataaattatgcattaatACCTGGTTTTCAATATGACAGCGCGGACGGTTGGAGACTTGTTTTTCTTAG ggAAGAAAAAGCTATCTATAATCAAGAAATAGATACTTATGGGCGAAAAATAGCGGTGGCAAAATTTGTAGCACAAAAAGTGGTGCGCCAATGGTTAAGTAGTACAATCAGCCTCTCTAACTGGTCAAACCTGTGGTTGGACGATGGGATAGCTATATTTTTTGGAATGGATGCCGTTAATAAG aCTTTTCCAGAACTTCAAATGTCAAATTTGTTGGTAGTTCAAGATATACATGAATCTCTCCATATCGACACTGATTCTTTTATGAAACCTTTTTATTCGAATGTCAGCAATTCTGAAATTGATACATCACTTTACTTTACCCGTTACCTCAAAG CACCTGCTTTGATACGTATGCTGCATTATATGACGACTATggaatatgatatatttaaagaaggTGTAGCTCACTTTTTATCAGCAAC TTATAATCATCAGTCGACAATTGACGACTTTTGGAAGTTGATTCAACATGCTGATGATAAGCATCTGGATACAAAGTTTAAGAATAAAACTATGAAAATGGTGATGGATACTTGGACAGAGAACAATTATCCAATACTAAAGGTGCGCACACGTACAGATACTCAAAGTCTGGTTGTAAGAGTATCACAAACAAATagtgatatatttaatgaacACAAATGGTGGATACTTGTTACCTGGTTTACGGAtcatttattaacttattctAATCGTATTATACCTGCACTCAGCAAGTGGTTACGCCCagatggaaaaaaattgactttaaCTACTTTAGAAAGCGAGAGCGGTTGGATCATCGTCAATACGAAACGATGTG GATATTATCGCGTTCTCTATGATGTAGAAAATTGGCGAAGAATTGGATGGTTTCTGGAGACAAATGGCTCGCGTATTCATGTTCTCAATCGCGCTCAATTAATCGATGACGCGTTTTACTCCCTGCTAAAAAAGAAACTCGATTTAATCTATTTCTTGGACCTAACAAAATTTCTTGCGCGAGATGTGGATTATGTAGCATGGTATCCTATGTTTAAAGCTTTGGAACACATGTCGcgtatttttgcattttatagcCAAAAAATCTGGCATCTTAAG aCACGCTTGCTGAACCTCTTAGAATCAGTTCTTAATAAAATAGGATACGAAGCACAACCGAATGAGGACAAACTTACCGAATGTTTAAGAGAAGAAGCAGCAAAGTGGGCATGTTTATTTGGTAGTACTGATTGCAGAGAAAAAGCAAGTGTTTTATTAGATTGGCATCTCCAAAATCGAGAGAAgaataa ACTTTCACCAGGATGGAGGAAATGGACGTACTGCGAAGGTATAGCAATGGGAGATAGTTTTATGTGGCGTAGTGCGGCCCGCGCATGGGACGAAGAACGTGATGATGCATTGTTAGAGTACTTAATGTGCACTAATGATTTTACTACCGCCATCAATTCTTTCGGAACATTAAAAAACACAGAATTAATTAAGCACGCACAATTCAGGGATGAcgtcatttattatatgtattttcttgCTAAGTATGCGAATCACACAATTATAATCGATGATATACTCGAGGAAATTTTAACAGAGAGAAGACCTAg tgCAGTAACTGAGATTGCtggattaattattgttattaataatatatataccaCGGATAAACTTGACAAG gtcgagcattatgtaaaagaaagagagaatctACGCTCTATGATTTTATCTAAGATTGCAGAACGCAAAAATCAATTCTCTAAGGTGGACATTTATGCACACGTTATTACACAACCAATTACAGATATTTACATGAATGATGATTAA